The following proteins are co-located in the Engraulis encrasicolus isolate BLACKSEA-1 chromosome 2, IST_EnEncr_1.0, whole genome shotgun sequence genome:
- the LOC134459809 gene encoding uncharacterized protein LOC134459809 isoform X1: MSTAKEPVTFFTVTSYFASHPKSVKKGLNSYNSNRVISVNVMSGGSLKGKVQASMKKKEYEVEVHVEDQEVTDSRCTCAVGLAKCHHIAALLIWAEKNMTRTDVECVWRRPTAPKTEDVVAKRLSVMAPSTSKAGIKRPVTEEDKGWTRQSLAQFGRFTGLGFILAPEIHQEFDPSLPEKLFDGILASQEYSDAQDKEDFIMTSLAVSQQQKEAIERATVGQTSNALWAAYRKKRITASNFGLVLSAVRRQSFPPSLFKTLLGEYNPKQGARACDWGIVHEKEAKKKFMEQSGETILEKGLFLSDSGLLGASPDGLLLSSNYLVEVKCPYSAREKTIAQAAEAKDFYLYVDQVTGLFRLKNTHNYWHQIQGNLHLTEATTCHLVVWTTQDMAIVEIKKDPAWVSNLKVLENFYKDHFLPRALFNNK; this comes from the exons ATGTCTACTGCTAAGGAGCCAGTCACATTTTTCACCGTGACTTCGTATTTCGCCAGCCATCCGAAGTCAGTTAAAAAGGGACTGAACTCCTACAACTCAAATAGAGTGATTAGTGTCAATGTTATGTCAGGTGGCAGcttgaaaggaaaagtgcaggcgtctatgaagaaaaaagaatatgaggtggag gtgcatgtagaggatcaggaggtgacggacagcaggtgtacatgtgctgttggtctagccaagtgccaccacattgcagccctcctcatttgggcggagaagaacatgacccggacggatgtggagtgtgtgtggagaaggcctACAGCACCCAAAACAGAGGACGTTGTGGCCAAGAGGCTGTCTGTGATGGCACCTTCGACATCAAAAG cTGGAATTAAGCGCCCAGTGACCGAAGAAGACAAAGGCTGGACAAGGCAGTCTTTGGCGCAATTTGGGCGTTTCACAGGTCTGGGCTTTATTTTAGCCCCAGAAATACATCAg GAATTTGACCCATCCCTACCAGAGAAACTATTTGATGGGATACTGGCCAGTCAGGAGTACAGCGATGCTCAAGACAAAGAGGACTTCATCATGACGTCTCTTGCTGTCAGCCAGCAACAAAAAGAAGCCATCGAGAGGGCCACAGTTGGGCAGACGAGCAATGCATTATG GGCAGCATATCGCAAGAAGAGGATCACAGCGAGcaactttggtttggttttgtctgCAGTCAGAAGACAGTCTTTCCCACCTTCATTGTTCAAGACACTGCTGGGAGAATACAACCCCAAACAAGGAGCTCGT GCATGTGATTGGGGAATCGTGCACGAGAAAGAGGCCAAAAAGAAGTTCATGGAACAAAGTGGGGAGACCATCCTGGAGAAGGGACTGTTCCTGTCTGACAGTGGGCTGCTTGGGGCCTCCCCAGATGGACTTCTACTGTCCAGCAATTACCTTGTGGAGGTGAAATGCCCATATTCTGCCAGAGAGAAAACAATCGCTCAGGCAGCAGAGGCAAAGGACTTTTACCTGTACGTGGACCAAGTCACCGGGCTATTTAGGTTGAAGAACACCCACAACTACTGGCATCAGATTCAGGGCAACCTGCACCTGACAGAGGCTACCACCTGTCATCTAGTTGTATGGACAACTCAGGACATGGCCATTGTAGAGATTAAAAAAGACCCAGCCTGGGTCAGCAATCTTAAGGTCCTGGAAAATTTTTACAAGGACCATTTTCTGCCCCGTGCTCTCTTCAATAACAAATAA
- the LOC134459809 gene encoding uncharacterized protein LOC134459809 isoform X2 has translation MTRTDVECVWRRPTAPKTEDVVAKRLSVMAPSTSKAGIKRPVTEEDKGWTRQSLAQFGRFTGLGFILAPEIHQEFDPSLPEKLFDGILASQEYSDAQDKEDFIMTSLAVSQQQKEAIERATVGQTSNALWAAYRKKRITASNFGLVLSAVRRQSFPPSLFKTLLGEYNPKQGARACDWGIVHEKEAKKKFMEQSGETILEKGLFLSDSGLLGASPDGLLLSSNYLVEVKCPYSAREKTIAQAAEAKDFYLYVDQVTGLFRLKNTHNYWHQIQGNLHLTEATTCHLVVWTTQDMAIVEIKKDPAWVSNLKVLENFYKDHFLPRALFNNK, from the exons atgacccggacggatgtggagtgtgtgtggagaaggcctACAGCACCCAAAACAGAGGACGTTGTGGCCAAGAGGCTGTCTGTGATGGCACCTTCGACATCAAAAG cTGGAATTAAGCGCCCAGTGACCGAAGAAGACAAAGGCTGGACAAGGCAGTCTTTGGCGCAATTTGGGCGTTTCACAGGTCTGGGCTTTATTTTAGCCCCAGAAATACATCAg GAATTTGACCCATCCCTACCAGAGAAACTATTTGATGGGATACTGGCCAGTCAGGAGTACAGCGATGCTCAAGACAAAGAGGACTTCATCATGACGTCTCTTGCTGTCAGCCAGCAACAAAAAGAAGCCATCGAGAGGGCCACAGTTGGGCAGACGAGCAATGCATTATG GGCAGCATATCGCAAGAAGAGGATCACAGCGAGcaactttggtttggttttgtctgCAGTCAGAAGACAGTCTTTCCCACCTTCATTGTTCAAGACACTGCTGGGAGAATACAACCCCAAACAAGGAGCTCGT GCATGTGATTGGGGAATCGTGCACGAGAAAGAGGCCAAAAAGAAGTTCATGGAACAAAGTGGGGAGACCATCCTGGAGAAGGGACTGTTCCTGTCTGACAGTGGGCTGCTTGGGGCCTCCCCAGATGGACTTCTACTGTCCAGCAATTACCTTGTGGAGGTGAAATGCCCATATTCTGCCAGAGAGAAAACAATCGCTCAGGCAGCAGAGGCAAAGGACTTTTACCTGTACGTGGACCAAGTCACCGGGCTATTTAGGTTGAAGAACACCCACAACTACTGGCATCAGATTCAGGGCAACCTGCACCTGACAGAGGCTACCACCTGTCATCTAGTTGTATGGACAACTCAGGACATGGCCATTGTAGAGATTAAAAAAGACCCAGCCTGGGTCAGCAATCTTAAGGTCCTGGAAAATTTTTACAAGGACCATTTTCTGCCCCGTGCTCTCTTCAATAACAAATAA
- the LOC134459821 gene encoding uncharacterized protein LOC134459821 has translation MVQCCVPLCKNRNDVDKGFPFYRFPVDEKVSKKWLKLIRRDNFTPTPNTRICGWHFPNGKAAGPTRFAWNEGKAFQSIEQPSKRLKTLPVTEEEEDEAEAGSCHLEVQRSTELLQMENAQLKEENLRLHAQLQNHKQTFSFDQISSVPRKVIYYTGMPDAATVFFLYALLSKFPLKYHYDWTVQSMPLIDQLLLTLMKLRLNCGIEDLSTRFNCSRTTVTNIFMTISSALYDILYVGMMENNIPSRFKNQTSLPECFLPFPNCRIVLDCTEVAVCNTESLEDQSKLYSHYKGCTTLKALVGVAPNGVITFVSELYGGSISDKAITADSGVLEQLVPGDMVMADKGFTIRDILPEGVSLNIPTFLVDGQFTLQEVQYNRLIASARVHVERSIQRLKTFRILKEIPHQYKKHGNKIWKVCVCLMNLQTPILREVDV, from the coding sequence ACGTGACAATTTCACTCCAACTCCTAATACCAGGATCTGCGGGTGGCATTTCCCGAATGGAAAGGCAGCCGGACCCACAAGATTTGCATGGAACGAGGGAAAGGCTTTTCAGTCCATTGAACAGCCATCCAAACGACTGAAGACACTCCCTGtcactgaggaagaggaagacgaggcagAGGCAGGTTCATGCCACCTTGAAGTTCAACGATCAACCGAATTGTTGCAAATGGAGAATgcccaactgaaagaagaaaatttAAGATTGCATGCACAactacagaatcataagcaaacaTTTTCATTCGACCAAATATCCTCTGTGCCCCGCAAAGTCATTTATTACACAGGCATGCCTGATGCTGCCACAGTTTTCTTTCTATATGCCCTTCTTTCCAAATTTCCCCTCAAGTATCACTATGATTGGACTGTCCAAAGTATGCCACTAATTGATCAATTGCTGTTAACTCTGATGAAGCTCCGGCTGAATTGTGGGATCGAAGACCTCTCCACCAGATTTAACTGCAGTCGAACCACAGTCACCAATATTTTTATGACCATCTCCAGTGCCCTTTATGACATCTTGTACGTTGGAATGATGGAAAACAACATCCCTTCCCGTTTCAAAAACCAAACCTCCCTGCCAGAGTGCTTCCTCCCATTCCCCAACTGCCGTATTGTGCTTGACTGCACTGAAGTGGCTGTCTGCAACACCGAAAGCCTTGAGGACCAAAGTAAGCTGTACAGCCATTACAAAGGATGCACCACACTTAAGGCTCTGGTCGGTGTGGCGCCCAATGGAGTTATCACGTTTGTTAGTGAACTGTATGGTGGGAGCATATCCGACAAAGCCATAACAGCTGACAGTGGAGTGCTGGAACAACTTGTTCCAGGGGACATGGTGATGGCTGACAAGGGCTTCACCATCCGCGACATTTTGCCCGAAGGTGTTTCCCTCAACATCCCCACATTCCTTGTCGATGGACAGTTCACATTGCAGGAAGTTCAGTATAATAGACTGATTGCCAGTGCCAGAGTCCATGTGGAACGTTCTATTCAGCGCCTGAAAACATTTCGGATTTTAAAAGAGATCCCACATCAGTACAAGAAACATGGAAACAAgatctggaaagtgtgtgtgtgcttgatgaacTTACAGACACCCATCCTGAGGGAAGTAGATGTCTGA